The following coding sequences lie in one Cydia strobilella chromosome 16, ilCydStro3.1, whole genome shotgun sequence genomic window:
- the LOC134748117 gene encoding uncharacterized protein LOC134748117, with translation MNVRAFVSKNLLAIVMVPAIIGSHYTWYKLQQDDRLVSKEERDKIPIFTFFKKLGAVGGNSE, from the exons ATGAACGTCCGGGCGTTTGTATCGAAGAACCTTTTGGCAATAGTCATGGTACCAGCTATCATTGGCAGTCACTACACTTGGTACAAGCTTCAGCAAGACGACAGACTCGTTTCCAAGGAGGAACGCgacaaaattccaatatttacT TTCTTCAAGAAACTGGGTGCTGTCGGTGGCAACAGCGAGTGA
- the LOC134748118 gene encoding 3'-5' ssDNA/RNA exonuclease TatD: MTSEDTKNVQDLKGCYENLIVVDVGANLTNKKYGRDLDSVVQRAKDAGVQKIMVTGTSVKNSKEALRLTRLYPGTIYSTAGVHPHDAKSMVEEDMWAELHATAQAPECVAIGECGLNYSKDFSEPGVQRDVFKRQVEIACDLRKPLFVHEKEAQEDLLKILDDFGNRLPPVVIHSFSGSVEQGIKYIEKGFYLGITGYICKDKSDGGIRRLLSENILPLDKLLVETDSPFMYPNMRASKLPLHVKDSLTDRSMAFVNRYCTFQRNEPCALPAIVELVAGFLGQSPEDVALATAFNALKIFGLSQ, translated from the exons ATGACGTCTGAAGATACCAAGAACGTACAAGACCTGAAAGGATGTTATGAAAATCTGATCGTTGTTGATGTGGGCGCAAACTTGACCAATAAGAAATACGGCCGTGATCTGGACTCGGTGGTGCAAAGGGCAAAAGATGCAG gTGTCCAAAAAATTATGGTCACGGGAACAtcagtaaaaaacagtaaagaaGCGTTAAGACTGACACGCCTCTATCCCGGAACTATCTACTCCACAGCCG GTGTCCACCCTCACGATGCAAAGTCAATGGTGGAAGAAGACATGTGGGCCGAACTACATGCAACAGCGCAGGCGCCTGAGTGTGTGGCCATCGGTGAATGTGGGCTCAACTATAGCAAGGATTTCTCGGAACCCGGTGTGCAGAGAGATGTGTTTAAACGGCAG GTTGAAATTGCGTGCGACCTAAGAAAACCCCTATTCGTACACGAAAAAGAAGCCCAAGAAGACCTGCTAAAAATCCTCGACGATTTCGGCAATCGCCTCCCCCCTGTGGTCATTCACTCCTTCTCTGGCTCTGTTGAACAAGGCATCAAATACATCGAGAAAGGGTTCTATTTAGGGATCACAGGGTATATCTGTAAAGATAAGTCAGATGGGGGCATAAGGAGGCTGCTGTCTGAGAATATATTGCCGTTGGATAAGTTGCTGGTGGAGACGGATTCGCCGTTCATGTATCCGAATATGAGGGCTTCGAAACTGCCGTTGCATGTGAAGGACTCGTTAACTGACAG GTCGATGGCATTCGTTAATCGCTACTGCACGTTTCAACGCAACGAGCCGTGCGCGCTGCCCGCCATCGTCGAGCTAGTCGCCGGGTTCCTAGGCCAGAGCCCCGAGGACGTCGCGCTCGCTACTGCCTTCAACGCGTTGAAGATCTTCGGTCTCAGCCAGTAG